The genomic segment ACGCATTGGGATGAAGTAGCTTCTTCTTGGAAATTCGTTGATGTTATTCGTCAAGCATGGGATCAAGATCAATCAGAACTTCCTAGCTATCAAAGTGGTTCTATGGGTCCCACAGAAAGCGATGACTTGTTAGCAAAAGATGGCTTTAATTGGCATTGGAATCCAGCACTGCCAAATGATGAAATTTAGTTCGTTAAGAAAACAAAAAAAAGTAGAAAAGCACAATGTGCTTTTCTACTTTTTTTATTCAGGTTTAATAGATGTTTTTTGTAATCTTTCTTGATCATCAGGATCGCTGCCATATCTTGTTCCAGTTTCTAATGAATCAATTTGTTTCATCTCTTCTTCTGTTAAAGAAAAGTTGAATACATCACTATTTTCTAAAATACGGTTATCATGAATTGATTTTGGAATAACTACTTCTCCACGTTCTAAATGCCAGCGGATAATGATTTGTGCTGGAGTTTTGAAGTATTTTTGGCCAATTTCCATCAAGATTGGGTGGTTCAATAATTCAGATTTCCCTTGACCTAATGGTCCCCAAGCTTCATGAATGATACCATTTTCTTTCATGTATTCATGCAATTCATTTTGTGGGAATTCAGGATGTGTTTCAATTTGGTTGATCATTGGTTGCATCAATCCTTGGTTTTTAAGTTCTTCAAGGTGATGAATTTGGAAGTTAGAAACCCCAATTGCTTTGATTTTTCCTTCTTCATATAATTCTACAATTGCTTTCCAAGTTTCAACAAATTTTGGAGCAGCCCAATGAATTAAGTATAAATCTAAGTAGTCTGTGTTTAAACGATCCAAACTTTCTTGAAATGCAACTTTTGTTTGGTCATATCCTTGGTCATAATTCCATACTTTAGAGGTAATGAAAACTTCTTCTCTCTTGATTCCTGCTTCTTTCAAACCGCGAGCTAAGTATTCTTCATTGCCATAGATGGTAGCTGTATCAAAATGACGGTAACCTACTTCAACTGCATATTTCACAGCATTTACCAATTCATCTTCATCTTTCATTAAAAATAAACCTAGTCCTAATTTAGGAATTTTCACTCCATTATATAATTCAATGCTTTCTACTAACGGTTCACCCATTTTAATACACTTCCTTCGCTATCTTTTTTTACATTACTTAGTTTAAACCATTTCTCTTGTTTTTTACAAGCGAGACGAATCTAAGACAGATTGATCATAGAAAAAAGTTTTTAGCTTTTCTCTCACTAATTTTATAGAACCCTCTTGATCGCTTTCAAGATTTAGAACAAGTAAAGGCTCATGCAAACTCATACGCAACAACATCCAACCAATACCATACTGTCCCGAAGTATTAACTCGGACCCCTTCCAAATTAGCGGGTTCAACAGTTAAGTCTGTTGCTGTTTCTATATAAGCTTGAAAATTCTCCATGACTCTTTGTCCAGTTGCTTGTACATCCTGAGATAAGATCTTAAATCGTACTTCATCCGTTTCAACAGGCTGCTTTAGAGAAGTGATCAAATCAGAAAAGTTCTTTCCTTCTTTTTTAAGACCAGCATCTGCCATTAGTATTTTTGCAACTAAATAAGCTCCGTCATCTAAAAAGTAATTTTCTGACAAAGCAGCGTGTCCGCTGGTCTCAATTGCTAAACTGGTAGGTGTTCCCTCTTTGTTTAATTGAATACCACGATTGATTACATTCCGATAGCCGGTGATGTATCGATCCTGTTTGCCACCTAAAGAAGTGATAAACGTTTTGAGGTGTTCTGATGTTGCCGAACTTGTCACAATTGTCGTACCCGGGTTTTCTTTAATCAAAATTGCTGAGATCACTGCGATCAAATTATTTCGATTCAACGTATCCCCGTTACTGTCAACTAATGCTGATCGATCTACATCGGTATCAAAAATAACACCCATGTCTGCATGATGTCTAATTACGGCATCTTGAATGCTTCTCATCGCCTCTTTGTTATCCGGATTGGGAATATGATTTGGAAAATGACCATCTGGATTTAAATATTGGCTTCCGCTGATATCTGCTCCTAATGGGACCAAAACTTTTTCAGCAAAAAACCCTCCTGCGCCATTCCCAGCGTCTACCACAATATGACGACCGGTCAACGGTTGGTCATATTGTTTTGCATCATTGATTCCAAGTCGAATCTTGTTTACCAAATCTTTTGCATATTCATTCAAAAGAGAAGCTTTCGTAACGTTCCCTTCTTTATTCTTCCATGTGATATTTTCCTCATCTGCTTGTTGCAAAATAAAGTCAATATCTTCGTGTTCTGCTCCGCCATCTTTTGTAAAAAATTTTAATCCATTGTACTCAAAAGGCAGATGACTAGCTGTGATCATAACAGCACCGTCACACTTGTAGGCTTCATATTGAGTAGACATAAACATAGCTGGAGTAGTAGACAACCCGACATCTATCACGTCGATTCCTGCCTTCGTCAAACCTTTTATAAAAATAGATTTGATGCGATCCGCTGAAAGCCGGCTATCGTGACCAACAGAAACTTTTGCAGGAGCGTGTTCATCTTCTACTACTATTTTTTTTACTTCTTTCAACCATACCGCAAACCCATAAGCAATTTTTTCAACACGTTCATCGGTCAACGTTACTTCGTGCTCTGGTGTTTCCAAAGCTATTCCACGAATATCTGATCCATTTTGCAAGGATGCTAAATCAAACTCAGGCACATACATACCTCCTATACAGTATTATGCTATTTTTATAATTCAATCCATTTGTTTAAGTAATCATTCATTTTTTTTGCATCTTCTTCATCTTTTGAAATAATTAGACAAGTATCATTTCCGCCTACAGTACCAACCATTTCTGGAAAATCAATGGCATCCAACAATGCAGCCACAACGTGAGCATTACCAGGTATTGTCATCAATACATTCGTAAACTGCACTTGGGTCAACCGAATCACAACGTCTCCTAATGTTGATTGTAATTTTTCTTCATTAGACATACGATTATTTTGGAATATCGTGTACTTAACATTCCCATTTGATGAAGTAGTTTTCACTAAATGCATCTCTTTGATATCTCTTGAAATGGTTGCTTGAGTCGCCTCAACCCCTTCTTCTTTGAGATAATGCAATAGTTCCTCTTGAGTAGCAATATCATGATTTGTAATAATTTGTTTGATTGCTAATTGTCGATTAGATTTTTTCATACTGCAAGGCCTCCTTCTAATTAAACGATTCTTCTTTTTTAGTATAACAAATAATTGATGTATACGCTTATATTTTGCGATATTTTTACTAAAATATGAATAAAAATTCTATTTTCTAAAAACAATGGCATTCTTGTGAGCAATTTGCTATAATAAATAAAGTTCAATTATATAGACTCTATGACGAAGAGAGTACTGATAGAAAACATTTTTAGCGAGTTGGAACGGTGTAAGCCAACAATGGATGCTTTCAGGAACCGCACTTCGGAGAGATTTAAGCTATGATCCTCGTTCATGCAATTTTAGTGAATACTAGCTTATTCGGTTTTGTTTGCCGTTATCTAAAAACAAGTGGTTTCGTCATTTGACAAACAACAAGAGTGGTACCGCGGGAAAACCTCGTCTCTTTTTTGATTAGCATAGAATCAAAAATAGGCGTTTTTTTTATGCCTAAAATACTTAAATATAAAATTTTCGAGCGCAATCAGACGCTCACATAGGAGGAAAAAGAATGGATTACAAATTAACAGTTGCTCAAGCTTTAAACGAGCAAATCGGTGAAGCTTTGTCGATAGAACAAATCGTCAACTTATTAGAAAAACCAAAATCAGTTGAACACGGGGATATCGCTTTTCCTGCATTCGCTCTAGCAAAGGCCTATCGTAAAGCCCCTCAACAAATTGCTGCTGAATTAGGAGAATCGGTTACCTCTCCTATCGTTGAAAAAATTGAAGTTGTTGGACCTTACCTTAATTTCTTTTTAAATAAACAAGAAGTTAGTGCTGCCGTCTTAAAAGAAGTTTTAGAACAAGGCGCTCACTACGGAGACTCTATGATCGGTGAAAATAAAAATGTTCCTATCGATATGTCTTCTCCAAATATCGCAAAACCAATTTCTATGGGTCATTTGCGTTCAACTGTAATCGGAAATGCTTTAGCGAACATCTTAACTAAAGTTGGATTTAACCCAATCAAAATTAATCATCTTGGCGACTGGGGTACTCAATTTGGTAAATTAATCGTCGGTTACAAACTTTGGGGCAGCGAAGAAGCTGTAAAAGAAAACCCTATTGGTGAATTATTGCGTTTATATGTTCAATTCCATGAAGAAGCAGAAGAAAAACCAGAGTTAGATGATGCTGCTCGTGAGTGGTTCAAAAAATTAGAAGATGGCGACGAAGAAGCCTTAGGTTTATGGAAATGGTTCCGTGATGAATCTCTAAAAGAATTTAACCATGTTTATGAACGTTTAGACATTACATTTGATTCATTTAATGGCGAAGCTTTCTATAACGATAAAATGCAAGAAGTTGTAGACTTACTTGAAGAAAAAAATGTGTTAACAGTTAATGATGGAGCTACGATTGTTGATTTAGAAAAATACAATTTAAATCCGGCTTTGATCAAAAAATCTGATGGTGCAACATTGTACATTACTCGTGATTTAGCTGCTGCTATCTATCGTAAACGTACGTATGATTTTGCTTTATCTTTATACGCTGTTGGAAATGAACAAAGCAATCACTTTAAACAATTAAAAGCTGTTTTAAAAGAGATGGGTTATGACTGGGCAGATGATATGTACCATATTCCATTTGGCTTAATTACTCAAGGCGGTAAAAAATTATCTACTCGTAAAGGAAAAATCGTTTTACTTGAAGAAGTTTTAGATGATGCTGTAGCCTCTGCTCTTGAACAAATCGAAGAAAAAAATACGGATCTACCAAATAAAGAAGTCGTTGCAGATCAAGTGGGTATCGGCGCTGTTATCTTCCATGACTTAAAAAATGATCGTTTAAACAACTTTGACTTTACTATTGAAGAAGTTGTTCGTTTCGAAGGTGAAACAGGTCCATACGTACAATACACAAGAGCTCGTGCAATGAGTATTCTTAGAAAATCTGGTATAGCCGGTATCGATACGACTGTGAACTACCATTTGGATGATGCTTACAGCTGGGAAATTGTTAAATTATTGCAAAGCTATCCAACAGATGTTTTGCGTGCTTATGAAAAATTTGAGCCATCGGTTATTGCTAAACATGCAATCCACTTAGCTCAAGCTTTCAATAAATACTATGCAAATAGTAAAGTCCTTGCTGATGATGCACAAAGACCTGCACGTTTAGCTCTTGTCCAATCTGTTGCAACAATCTTAAAAGAAGACTTAAGATTATTAGGTGTAAAAGCTCCAGATCAAATGTAATCCTTTCTCTTCCTAACTGAAAAAAAAAGATCAAGACGATAGCCTAATCGTCTTGATCTTTTTTGTATTTATACTCTTTAGTTTTAGTAAAATAGTCCATTTGCATTCATGTAGAGGATTCAATGCAAATTCGTTAGTCTTCATCAAACAATGAGCTCGTTAAAGTAATCTTATCGGCAAATTGCTGATTAAATATACGCTTGATCGAACGATTTTTCTTACGTTCTTCATAGCCGCTACAGACAAATATCTCTTCTTCAGTTTCAGGTTCGATCAACGGTACAATCGCCTTACTCTTATCTGTATTGAATGCAACAAAAGTTAAAAAGGCTGTTACCGCTAAATATTGTTCACCAGTCAGCAGATTTTCTCCGATAACTTTACAGAATACTTCTACAGATGAGCTGCCTACACCAGATACATAGGTTTCAATTGTGATAGCATCATTTCTTTGGATCGGATGCAAAAAATCTACTGAGTCTGTTGAAGCCGTTACAGATTGTGTACGTGCATGCCTCGTAACAGCTATAGAAGCTGCTACGTCTAACATACTCATCAATTCTCCCCCAAATAACGTTCCGTGATTA from the Carnobacterium inhibens subsp. inhibens DSM 13024 genome contains:
- a CDS encoding aldo/keto reductase, with the translated sequence MGEPLVESIELYNGVKIPKLGLGLFLMKDEDELVNAVKYAVEVGYRHFDTATIYGNEEYLARGLKEAGIKREEVFITSKVWNYDQGYDQTKVAFQESLDRLNTDYLDLYLIHWAAPKFVETWKAIVELYEEGKIKAIGVSNFQIHHLEELKNQGLMQPMINQIETHPEFPQNELHEYMKENGIIHEAWGPLGQGKSELLNHPILMEIGQKYFKTPAQIIIRWHLERGEVVIPKSIHDNRILENSDVFNFSLTEEEMKQIDSLETGTRYGSDPDDQERLQKTSIKPE
- a CDS encoding phosphomannomutase/phosphoglucomutase, with amino-acid sequence MPEFDLASLQNGSDIRGIALETPEHEVTLTDERVEKIAYGFAVWLKEVKKIVVEDEHAPAKVSVGHDSRLSADRIKSIFIKGLTKAGIDVIDVGLSTTPAMFMSTQYEAYKCDGAVMITASHLPFEYNGLKFFTKDGGAEHEDIDFILQQADEENITWKNKEGNVTKASLLNEYAKDLVNKIRLGINDAKQYDQPLTGRHIVVDAGNGAGGFFAEKVLVPLGADISGSQYLNPDGHFPNHIPNPDNKEAMRSIQDAVIRHHADMGVIFDTDVDRSALVDSNGDTLNRNNLIAVISAILIKENPGTTIVTSSATSEHLKTFITSLGGKQDRYITGYRNVINRGIQLNKEGTPTSLAIETSGHAALSENYFLDDGAYLVAKILMADAGLKKEGKNFSDLITSLKQPVETDEVRFKILSQDVQATGQRVMENFQAYIETATDLTVEPANLEGVRVNTSGQYGIGWMLLRMSLHEPLLVLNLESDQEGSIKLVREKLKTFFYDQSVLDSSRL
- the argR gene encoding arginine repressor, translating into MKKSNRQLAIKQIITNHDIATQEELLHYLKEEGVEATQATISRDIKEMHLVKTTSSNGNVKYTIFQNNRMSNEEKLQSTLGDVVIRLTQVQFTNVLMTIPGNAHVVAALLDAIDFPEMVGTVGGNDTCLIISKDEEDAKKMNDYLNKWIEL
- the argS gene encoding arginine--tRNA ligase is translated as MDYKLTVAQALNEQIGEALSIEQIVNLLEKPKSVEHGDIAFPAFALAKAYRKAPQQIAAELGESVTSPIVEKIEVVGPYLNFFLNKQEVSAAVLKEVLEQGAHYGDSMIGENKNVPIDMSSPNIAKPISMGHLRSTVIGNALANILTKVGFNPIKINHLGDWGTQFGKLIVGYKLWGSEEAVKENPIGELLRLYVQFHEEAEEKPELDDAAREWFKKLEDGDEEALGLWKWFRDESLKEFNHVYERLDITFDSFNGEAFYNDKMQEVVDLLEEKNVLTVNDGATIVDLEKYNLNPALIKKSDGATLYITRDLAAAIYRKRTYDFALSLYAVGNEQSNHFKQLKAVLKEMGYDWADDMYHIPFGLITQGGKKLSTRKGKIVLLEEVLDDAVASALEQIEEKNTDLPNKEVVADQVGIGAVIFHDLKNDRLNNFDFTIEEVVRFEGETGPYVQYTRARAMSILRKSGIAGIDTTVNYHLDDAYSWEIVKLLQSYPTDVLRAYEKFEPSVIAKHAIHLAQAFNKYYANSKVLADDAQRPARLALVQSVATILKEDLRLLGVKAPDQM
- a CDS encoding acyl-CoA thioesterase, coding for MKEKRPVKNCHESLVVQTHSIFPNQLNNHGTLFGGELMSMLDVAASIAVTRHARTQSVTASTDSVDFLHPIQRNDAITIETYVSGVGSSSVEVFCKVIGENLLTGEQYLAVTAFLTFVAFNTDKSKAIVPLIEPETEEEIFVCSGYEERKKNRSIKRIFNQQFADKITLTSSLFDED